In the genome of Candidatus Nitrosotenuis sp. DW1, one region contains:
- a CDS encoding sulfurtransferase — protein sequence MNYAYPEVLVDTEFVSKHPPNDSLKLVEVDYDPENGYRKGHVSGATLIWWKRDINDPVTRDIIDKKQFEALMSRNGIKSDTEVILYGDFNNWFAAFVFWVFKYYGHKNVKIMNGGRKKWEIEKKPYTTDEPQVSPTTYVAQPPDEGLRAYLFDVRRALDKNDTVLVDVRSPKEFTGEITAPPEYPMEHAQRGGHIPGANNIPWATAVNDADGTFKTVDELKQNYVPKGVTPDKDVICYCRIGERSSHSWFVLKYLLGYPQVRNYDGSWTEWGNMIGNPVEK from the coding sequence ATGAATTACGCTTATCCTGAAGTGTTAGTGGACACAGAATTTGTATCAAAACATCCGCCGAACGACAGTTTGAAGCTAGTTGAAGTCGATTATGATCCTGAGAACGGATACAGAAAAGGCCACGTAAGCGGAGCTACTCTGATTTGGTGGAAGCGCGACATTAATGATCCTGTGACTCGTGACATTATAGACAAAAAACAATTTGAGGCACTGATGTCAAGAAACGGAATCAAGTCTGATACCGAGGTGATTCTTTATGGGGACTTTAACAATTGGTTTGCAGCATTTGTGTTTTGGGTCTTCAAGTATTACGGCCACAAAAATGTCAAAATAATGAACGGTGGAAGAAAGAAATGGGAGATAGAAAAAAAACCATACACTACTGACGAGCCGCAAGTATCTCCAACCACATATGTTGCACAGCCACCAGATGAGGGACTGAGAGCATATCTATTTGATGTCAGACGCGCACTGGACAAAAATGACACCGTACTGGTGGATGTGAGATCACCAAAAGAATTCACTGGTGAAATAACTGCACCGCCGGAATATCCTATGGAGCATGCACAGAGAGGCGGACACATACCTGGCGCAAATAACATTCCTTGGGCTACTGCAGTAAACGATGCAGATGGTACATTCAAGACAGTTGACGAACTAAAGCAAAACTATGTTCCAAAGGGCGTCACACCAGACAAGGACGTAATCTGTTATTGCAGAATTGGCGAGAGATCGTCTCATTCCTGGTTTGTACTCAAGTACCTGCTTGGCTATCCGCAGGTTAGAAACTATGACGGCTCTTGGACAGAATGGGGCAACATGATTGGAAACCCAGTAGAAAAATAA
- a CDS encoding 4Fe-4S dicluster domain-containing protein — protein sequence MSLLLKDRIYTMESPTAKRGVYPLHGYKLGLYRLPIKLEDPAEMKSIMDGLKKTFVMDAFADRVFVTYNWTEENMPDPDAKGYQKVNLNVTVEIVTGEVVDMIYQIFPIEKFGDPQWVKDYRKKADYYAKMIIDTILRNTILADKMVEYFVKSDKLDPDAALQRLEEITPLAKIVPDAKPKPKAEEPQEAAAVGQVSVGEAFDGAKPGPIDVEYKSHMPPTIPYTVPSNKNVIKTWGRKGTETSRMGVWGEFVAVDFDICVADGACIDACPVQVYEWFDTPGHPASERKPLMAREPDCIFCLACEGVCPPQAIKIFQRKS from the coding sequence ATGTCGCTTTTACTAAAAGATCGAATTTACACAATGGAATCCCCCACAGCAAAGAGGGGTGTATATCCGTTACACGGTTACAAGCTTGGACTGTATCGTTTACCGATCAAACTAGAAGATCCTGCCGAAATGAAATCGATCATGGATGGTCTCAAAAAGACATTTGTCATGGATGCATTTGCAGACAGAGTATTTGTCACATACAACTGGACTGAAGAAAACATGCCAGATCCGGATGCAAAGGGATACCAAAAAGTCAACCTCAACGTTACGGTGGAAATCGTCACCGGCGAAGTAGTAGACATGATATACCAAATATTTCCAATTGAAAAATTCGGCGACCCGCAATGGGTAAAGGACTACCGCAAAAAAGCAGACTATTATGCAAAGATGATAATTGATACTATTCTAAGAAATACAATCCTTGCAGACAAGATGGTAGAATATTTTGTCAAATCTGACAAACTAGACCCAGACGCAGCACTGCAAAGACTAGAAGAGATCACACCACTTGCAAAGATTGTACCTGACGCAAAACCAAAACCAAAGGCAGAGGAGCCCCAAGAAGCAGCAGCAGTGGGCCAAGTGTCTGTGGGCGAGGCATTTGATGGCGCGAAACCCGGACCAATCGACGTGGAATACAAATCCCACATGCCGCCAACCATTCCATATACGGTTCCATCAAACAAGAACGTGATCAAGACGTGGGGAAGAAAAGGTACTGAAACTAGCAGAATGGGGGTATGGGGAGAATTTGTAGCAGTTGATTTTGATATCTGCGTTGCCGACGGTGCATGCATCGATGCATGCCCTGTCCAAGTATATGAGTGGTTTGACACTCCTGGTCATCCTGCGTCTGAAAGGAAGCCGCTCATGGCACGAGAGCCTGACTGTATCTTTTGTTTGGCATGTGAAGGTGTATGTCCTCCTCAAGCGATCAAAATCTTCCAAAGAAAATCCTAA
- a CDS encoding cellulose synthase family protein: MAVNSFTVFVFDIFIFSAILLTAYSINFYYLAFLSFRRKDKNPIAQIGTPSITIQLPIYNEKYVAARLVDAVCALDYPKDKMKIMVLDDSDDDTTDLLGDLVNQYKKKGYDILHIRRGTRKGYKAGALKYAMKMTDTEYVAIFDADFIPPVWFLQRAIPYFAKHNIGLVQCRWGHVNENYSSMTQAQALSIDFHFLIEQKAKSNSHLYMNFNGTAGIWKRECIEDAGGWHTSTLVEDLDLSYRAQMKGWKCIFISDIVVDAELPVQMNAAKRQQFRWAKGAIQCAIKLLGDILIKRNIPVETKLQAFVQLTRHIAYPLLLIQFLALPILLASEMNLHIVRLVPGITLATYLAMGPGAYLFVIYNVWGENWKHKAKILPFLLIYSSGMAVNNTVAVFDGIFGKKNEFLRTPKYGIVNNTDDWRGKAYNLPFTKTTLLELFFGIYGLMGILIAIFSKNPIFAPMIAIPTIGFFYIAYVSLSHSKFQRNKSSVQKSKTEKMADRYYQAAIIGMFAIIAFGGYMAYSGYQNDVYPLDQSRGLLDRIAASKDPQSILADLREIKQHLPVKGNPVWIFPTDTTDFGRIQEDIDSMIANVEDLTGEPSNKADFNTAMLHLQVGAIQIRQNLMDATPYMYASFSNIIFSSIWIAAILGIFAMMKRKKEQLKAYDKSDDV; this comes from the coding sequence ATGGCAGTCAATTCATTTACCGTATTTGTTTTTGACATTTTCATATTTTCGGCCATCTTGCTTACTGCATATTCAATCAATTTCTATTATCTGGCGTTCTTGTCATTTAGACGCAAAGACAAAAACCCAATTGCGCAAATTGGAACGCCGTCCATTACAATCCAGCTTCCAATATACAATGAAAAGTACGTGGCAGCAAGACTTGTAGACGCTGTCTGTGCATTGGACTACCCAAAAGACAAAATGAAGATAATGGTGCTTGATGATTCTGACGACGACACAACGGATCTCTTGGGCGATTTGGTAAACCAATACAAGAAAAAAGGATATGACATTTTACATATTCGGAGAGGAACACGAAAGGGGTACAAAGCTGGCGCCCTCAAATATGCAATGAAAATGACTGATACTGAATACGTTGCAATATTTGATGCAGATTTTATTCCACCTGTCTGGTTTTTGCAGCGAGCAATACCGTACTTTGCAAAACACAACATCGGCCTTGTCCAGTGTAGATGGGGACACGTGAACGAAAACTACTCGTCAATGACCCAGGCTCAAGCACTAAGCATAGACTTTCATTTTTTGATAGAGCAAAAGGCAAAGAGCAACTCGCACCTCTACATGAACTTTAACGGAACTGCCGGAATTTGGAAAAGAGAGTGTATTGAGGATGCTGGGGGATGGCACACCTCCACACTGGTAGAGGATCTTGACTTGAGCTATAGGGCACAGATGAAAGGATGGAAGTGCATTTTTATCTCTGACATAGTAGTTGATGCAGAACTACCAGTCCAGATGAATGCTGCAAAAAGACAGCAGTTTAGGTGGGCAAAAGGCGCAATCCAATGCGCAATCAAACTGCTTGGCGACATTTTGATAAAAAGAAATATACCGGTTGAAACAAAACTTCAGGCGTTTGTACAGTTAACCCGACACATAGCATATCCTCTTTTATTGATACAGTTTCTTGCCCTACCGATTCTTTTGGCATCTGAAATGAATCTGCATATAGTTCGACTTGTTCCTGGAATCACGCTTGCAACATATCTTGCAATGGGGCCTGGAGCGTATCTTTTTGTAATATACAACGTCTGGGGGGAAAATTGGAAACACAAGGCAAAGATTCTTCCATTTTTACTGATTTATTCTTCTGGAATGGCAGTAAACAACACCGTTGCAGTATTTGACGGAATATTTGGAAAAAAGAACGAATTTCTCAGAACTCCAAAATATGGAATCGTAAACAACACTGACGACTGGCGTGGCAAGGCGTACAATCTTCCATTTACAAAGACTACGCTTCTTGAACTGTTTTTTGGAATTTACGGTCTCATGGGGATACTTATTGCGATTTTTTCAAAAAATCCGATTTTTGCACCAATGATAGCGATTCCAACCATTGGATTCTTCTATATTGCATACGTGAGCCTGTCCCACTCGAAATTTCAAAGAAATAAATCCAGTGTGCAAAAATCAAAGACAGAGAAGATGGCAGACAGATATTATCAGGCAGCAATCATTGGAATGTTTGCAATTATTGCGTTTGGAGGATACATGGCCTATTCTGGATACCAAAACGACGTGTATCCACTTGATCAGTCACGGGGCCTGCTCGATAGAATCGCAGCAAGCAAAGACCCACAATCCATACTTGCGGATCTTCGCGAAATAAAGCAACACCTCCCAGTCAAAGGAAACCCAGTTTGGATATTCCCAACTGATACTACTGATTTTGGCAGAATACAAGAAGATATTGACTCTATGATTGCAAACGTTGAAGATCTTACCGGTGAGCCGAGCAACAAGGCTGATTTTAACACTGCCATGCTGCACCTTCAGGTAGGCGCAATTCAAATTCGACAGAACTTGATGGATGCAACGCCGTACATGTATGCGAGCTTTTCAAATATTATATTTAGCTCAATTTGGATTGCGGCGATACTGGGAATCTTTGCCATGATGAAACGAAAGAAGGAACAACTAAAAGCATACGACAAGTCTGACGACGTCTAA
- a CDS encoding methyl-accepting chemotaxis protein, producing the protein MINPLSHSLNWKLQILFNAIAIISVLVISAGNYIATNEMVEKLDNAQANEHLAEIGTQAIVLGIIVNAAVGVFAFFISRSISKPIARATEIAIKISEGDLSIMVEETKSKDEIGKLLKAEKQMLSNLKDTVSEVQIAAESVSSSAKHIAASGNELNSSVQQIATTVDQISRGSQTQAQDLNKSKQIVDQLTDDISQLATNAIESVEVTNEVGKLSESGSESAKEAGERMNNIIKVTNNSAQKVRELADKTNEITAVLDVIRQIADQTNLLALNAAIEAARAGEAGRGFAVVADEVRRLAESSAKSSEDIDTKLKQIQENAQTVVEDIETSSNEVNQGKMVIDSSLKVLDEIASRIRNVSKNVSKLSDSAQAEMSKVKLVSESASEISSVAEQNASATEEASAAVEQQTAQTQEIATSANQMSELATQLQQIISKFKIGSGVDSDNASENLVKVAN; encoded by the coding sequence ATGATAAATCCCCTCAGCCACTCCCTGAACTGGAAGTTGCAAATATTGTTTAATGCGATTGCCATAATTTCAGTGCTAGTCATCTCAGCTGGCAACTATATTGCAACAAACGAGATGGTTGAAAAACTCGACAATGCGCAGGCAAATGAACATCTTGCAGAAATAGGAACACAGGCCATCGTTTTAGGCATAATTGTAAATGCGGCAGTTGGGGTATTTGCTTTCTTTATTTCACGCTCCATATCAAAACCAATTGCAAGAGCAACTGAAATCGCAATCAAGATTAGTGAAGGAGACCTTTCCATCATGGTAGAGGAAACAAAATCAAAAGATGAAATCGGTAAACTGCTAAAAGCAGAAAAACAAATGCTGTCCAACTTGAAAGATACAGTGTCAGAGGTACAGATAGCGGCAGAGTCGGTGTCATCCAGCGCCAAACACATTGCCGCATCGGGCAACGAATTAAATTCATCAGTGCAGCAAATTGCGACAACAGTTGATCAAATTTCAAGAGGCTCCCAGACACAGGCACAAGATCTCAATAAATCAAAACAAATTGTAGACCAGCTTACAGACGATATTAGCCAGCTTGCGACAAATGCAATAGAATCTGTCGAGGTAACTAACGAAGTAGGCAAGTTATCAGAGAGCGGTTCAGAATCAGCTAAAGAGGCAGGAGAAAGGATGAACAACATAATCAAGGTCACAAATAATTCTGCGCAAAAAGTCAGAGAATTGGCAGACAAAACAAATGAGATTACCGCGGTTTTGGATGTGATTAGACAGATTGCAGACCAGACAAATCTCTTGGCGCTAAATGCCGCAATAGAAGCAGCGCGTGCAGGAGAAGCGGGCCGAGGATTCGCAGTAGTTGCAGATGAAGTTAGGCGCCTTGCAGAAAGTTCTGCAAAGTCATCAGAGGATATTGATACCAAATTAAAACAAATTCAGGAAAACGCACAGACAGTAGTTGAGGACATCGAAACTAGTTCAAACGAAGTAAACCAGGGAAAAATGGTAATTGATTCTTCATTAAAGGTACTTGACGAAATTGCGTCCCGCATCAGAAATGTATCTAAAAATGTAAGTAAGCTATCAGACTCTGCTCAGGCAGAAATGTCCAAAGTAAAACTGGTATCAGAAAGCGCATCAGAAATTTCTTCGGTGGCAGAGCAAAACGCGTCTGCCACAGAAGAAGCATCAGCTGCTGTGGAACAACAAACAGCGCAGACGCAAGAGATTGCAACTTCTGCAAATCAGATGTCGGAGCTTGCAACACAGCTTCAACAGATCATCTCCAAATTCAAGATAGGATCAGGCGTAGACTCGGATAATGCATCTGAAAACTTGGTTAAAGTAGCTAACTGA